From a region of the Fischerella sp. JS2 genome:
- a CDS encoding AAA-like domain-containing protein: MDKSFPPSFYNYQVGGSLPQDAPTYVKRQADYDLYEGLKAGEFCYVLNSRQMGKSSLRVQVMRRLQQEGFICAVVDITAIGTADITPEQWYAGVIDTLINSFNLYTNFDLETWWTENNLISPVQKLSKFIDTILLKAITTNIVIFIDEIDSILSLAFNVDDFFAVIRDCYNRRADQEVYQRLTFAILGVSTPSDLIQDRRRTPFNIGRAISLTGFQLAETEPLAMGLTVLGEPQTVMSSVLYWTGGQPFLTQKVCKLLLEEIKRHRDAKTRGRREEESQIGEWIEHLVRKRIIENWEAQDEPEHLKTIRDRILRSGERRTGRLLGLCQQILQQGEIVVDDSPEHTELRLTGLVVERDRKLLIYNRIYEQVFNQQWCEKELAKLRPYADLLNGWVASGRQDESCLLRGQNLQNALKWATGKSLSDLDYQFLAASQEVEKREVEKILAAQAAASRAEAAATRAEAAAKQAKQQAQFQKQITLVAITSLITITTMAVIAVQKWKAADKGQIQALLSSSKANFSLNRSSFEPLVDAMRAGKLLQDSVWLRNDPKLLPQVMEVFSAVYWIRESNRLEKHKGYVQKVRFSPDGKIIATASFDNTAKLWSSDGKELVTLRHIEPVVDVSFSPDSKIIATASRDGTAKLWHGDGRLITTLKGHKGVVWSVSFSPDGQTMATAGEDKTVKLWRANGALLKAWKAHDREIYGISFSPDGQKIATASDDKSVKLWNLQGNLIDTFKGHRAPVFSVSFSPDGQKLASASNDTTVIIWNLITKKKLLLQGHALEVRDVKFSANGQTIATASWDETVKLWRSRDGSVLQTLEGHKGRVNSISFSPNGQILASAGNDKTVKLWRVNNWLTTFSGHKDPIYSVDINNDGTKIATASGDRTVKLWNLQGQELKSLIGHSMPVASVSFSPNGKIIASGSNDTTIRLWNLQGQPIKPPFTDHTGFVTNLSFSPSGMSIASASRDKTVKIWNQQGRVLHNLQHNAPIYGVSYSSDGKIIASASWDGTVKLWSPNATPLRTWQAHNSPIYNIRFSPDNQILATCSEDGSVKLWNQNGQLLNQPLKGHTAGVVDLNFSPDGRILATASDDGTIKFWTSRGVLITTLIGHHDAVNSVSFSLDSKWLITGSTDTTALLWNVENFSLDKFIKRGCYWLSDYLKNNQDSPKEVNNFCHEIQR; the protein is encoded by the coding sequence ATGGACAAGAGCTTCCCACCTAGTTTTTACAATTACCAAGTCGGGGGTAGCCTTCCCCAGGATGCTCCTACCTATGTCAAACGTCAAGCAGATTACGACCTGTATGAGGGTTTGAAGGCTGGAGAGTTCTGTTATGTCCTCAACTCTCGCCAAATGGGAAAATCCAGCTTGCGAGTACAGGTGATGCGGCGTCTGCAACAAGAGGGATTTATTTGTGCTGTTGTAGATATTACTGCGATCGGAACCGCAGATATTACTCCAGAACAGTGGTATGCAGGGGTCATTGATACTTTAATTAATAGTTTTAATCTTTATACCAACTTTGATTTGGAAACCTGGTGGACAGAAAATAATTTAATCTCACCAGTCCAGAAGTTAAGCAAGTTTATCGATACTATATTACTAAAAGCAATTACTACAAATATAGTTATTTTTATCGATGAAATTGACAGTATTTTGAGTTTGGCATTTAATGTGGATGATTTTTTTGCAGTTATCCGCGACTGCTATAATCGTCGAGCCGATCAAGAAGTTTATCAGCGTTTGACGTTTGCAATTTTAGGAGTGTCTACACCTTCAGACTTGATTCAAGATCGGCGACGAACACCCTTTAATATTGGTCGAGCAATTAGTTTAACAGGTTTCCAACTTGCAGAAACTGAACCCCTGGCAATGGGACTCACAGTGTTAGGCGAACCGCAAACGGTGATGTCATCTGTGTTGTACTGGACAGGAGGACAGCCGTTTTTAACTCAGAAGGTTTGTAAATTACTGCTAGAGGAAATAAAAAGACACAGAGACGCGAAGACGCGGGGACGCAGAGAAGAAGAATCCCAAATAGGAGAGTGGATTGAGCATTTGGTGCGAAAGCGGATCATTGAAAATTGGGAAGCACAAGATGAACCAGAGCATTTGAAGACTATTAGAGACAGGATTCTGCGAAGTGGGGAAAGGCGTACTGGTAGATTGTTGGGCTTATGTCAGCAAATTTTACAGCAGGGAGAGATTGTAGTTGATGACAGTCCGGAGCATACCGAACTACGGCTGACGGGGTTGGTAGTAGAGCGCGATCGCAAACTGCTAATATATAACCGCATATATGAGCAAGTTTTTAATCAACAATGGTGTGAAAAGGAATTAGCAAAACTACGTCCTTACGCAGACTTACTTAATGGCTGGGTAGCTTCTGGACGTCAAGATGAATCATGCTTGTTGCGGGGACAAAACTTGCAAAATGCTTTGAAATGGGCAACAGGTAAAAGTTTAAGTGATTTAGATTATCAGTTTTTAGCTGCTAGCCAGGAAGTAGAAAAGCGCGAAGTTGAGAAAATTTTGGCAGCACAAGCAGCAGCATCACGCGCCGAAGCCGCAGCCACACGGGCAGAAGCCGCAGCAAAGCAGGCTAAACAACAAGCTCAATTTCAAAAGCAAATCACTTTAGTGGCGATCACATCTTTAATTACCATTACGACTATGGCTGTGATCGCTGTCCAAAAGTGGAAAGCAGCAGATAAAGGTCAAATTCAAGCTTTATTATCATCTTCAAAAGCAAACTTTAGCCTCAATCGCAGTTCATTTGAGCCGCTAGTGGATGCGATGAGAGCAGGAAAACTTTTACAGGACTCTGTTTGGTTGAGAAATGATCCTAAGCTTCTACCTCAAGTCATGGAAGTTTTCAGTGCAGTTTATTGGATTCGAGAAAGTAACCGCTTAGAGAAACACAAAGGTTACGTTCAAAAAGTCAGGTTTAGTCCTGATGGTAAAATTATTGCAACTGCCAGTTTTGATAATACAGCTAAACTTTGGAGTTCCGATGGCAAGGAACTCGTAACACTACGGCATATTGAGCCTGTTGTAGATGTAAGTTTTAGCCCCGATAGTAAAATCATTGCTACTGCTAGCCGGGATGGAACCGCAAAACTTTGGCATGGGGATGGTAGGCTGATAACAACTCTCAAAGGACACAAAGGAGTTGTCTGGAGTGTAAGTTTTAGCCCCGATGGTCAGACTATGGCCACTGCTGGTGAAGATAAAACAGTGAAATTGTGGAGAGCGAATGGTGCTTTATTAAAAGCATGGAAAGCTCATGATCGGGAAATTTATGGTATCAGTTTTAGTCCTGATGGTCAGAAGATTGCTACAGCTAGTGATGACAAGAGTGTGAAACTCTGGAACCTTCAAGGTAATTTGATTGATACTTTTAAAGGACATAGAGCTCCTGTTTTTAGTGTCAGCTTTAGTCCCGATGGTCAAAAACTTGCCTCTGCTAGTAACGATACCACAGTTATTATTTGGAATTTAATCACGAAAAAAAAACTGCTTCTGCAAGGACATGCACTTGAAGTCAGAGATGTTAAGTTCAGCGCTAATGGTCAGACTATTGCTACTGCTAGCTGGGATGAAACAGTGAAGTTATGGCGTAGTCGAGATGGTTCAGTTTTACAAACTTTAGAGGGACATAAAGGTCGAGTTAACAGCATTAGTTTCAGTCCGAATGGACAGATTCTTGCATCTGCTGGTAATGACAAAACGGTTAAACTTTGGCGAGTTAATAACTGGCTGACTACTTTTTCTGGGCATAAAGACCCTATTTACAGCGTTGACATCAATAATGATGGCACAAAGATCGCAACTGCAAGTGGTGACAGAACAGTAAAACTATGGAATTTGCAAGGGCAAGAACTCAAAAGTCTTATAGGACATTCTATGCCTGTGGCTAGTGTTAGTTTCAGCCCAAATGGCAAAATCATTGCCAGTGGTAGTAACGACACAACAATCAGACTTTGGAATTTGCAGGGACAGCCAATTAAACCACCATTTACAGACCATACAGGTTTTGTAACCAATCTTAGTTTTAGTCCTAGTGGCATGAGTATAGCCTCTGCTAGTCGTGACAAAACTGTAAAGATTTGGAATCAACAAGGCAGAGTCTTACATAATTTACAACATAATGCACCGATTTATGGAGTTAGTTATAGTTCTGATGGCAAAATAATTGCCTCTGCAAGTTGGGATGGAACAGTCAAACTTTGGAGTCCTAACGCAACACCATTGCGTACCTGGCAAGCACATAATTCCCCAATTTACAACATTCGTTTCAGCCCAGATAATCAAATTCTTGCTACTTGTAGTGAAGATGGTAGCGTCAAGTTGTGGAATCAAAATGGTCAGCTTTTAAATCAGCCTTTAAAAGGTCATACTGCTGGTGTTGTGGATTTAAATTTTAGTCCTGATGGTCGAATTCTGGCGACTGCCAGTGATGACGGTACAATAAAATTTTGGACATCTAGGGGTGTATTAATTACTACTCTCATTGGGCATCATGATGCCGTAAATTCAGTTAGCTTCAGTCTTGATAGCAAATGGCTTATTACTGGAAGTACAGACACAACAGCACTTTTATGGAATGTAGAGAATTTCAGTCTGGACAAGTTTATCAAACGTGGATGCTATTGGTTGAGTGACTACCTTAAGAATAATCAGGATTCTCCAAAAGAGGTTAATAATTTTTGTCATGAAATTCAAAGGTGA